The genomic stretch AGCGTGCGTAAATCGTCGACGCGGCCGTCGTCGACGTTGCGTTTCGAAATGAGCGCGAACGTGCGATTGGGGAAAAACAGCAGAAAGAGATTCGGCGTCTCCCGATACGATGCGAAAGCGCTCCAAGCGGTTTGCGACGCAGTCGTCGCGGAGGCGTATCGAACGCCGGAATCATCGAACGTGTAGGTCTTTCCCGGAACGCGCAAATGCGTTCGATACATGCGTTGCGCCGTAAGGTACACGGTCGTACCATAGG from Candidatus Baltobacteraceae bacterium encodes the following:
- a CDS encoding YcxB family protein gives rise to the protein MTPIRVTIARRRADYFEAFHAILARRLLRFALLTLLVLVILDAARGWLRPPNHPRDVAALLLLEVAIAAVVWGVAYGTTVYLTAQRMYRTHLRVPGKTYTFDDSGVRYASATTASQTAWSAFASYRETPNLFLLFFPNRTFALISKRNVDDGRVDDLRTLLHARISK